From a region of the Desulfomonilaceae bacterium genome:
- a CDS encoding energy-coupling factor ABC transporter ATP-binding protein has translation MINLNNVSFKYPTGRLIFSEFSLTIQSQSWTVIAGPEGAGKSTLAKLIKGILIPSGGFISFNHNHPFKNEEIGYICGDASNVIVGITVLDDICFGMENLQIPRIEMKTRLRSVLNWTGLKGSEHRLTNTLSGGERQKLALAGILAIGAKILILDESFSMLDSLSRRNIRNVIEHLRQKMNLTVIEIANRAEDIAVSDGVVFLGHGGRLEFHGPPQQFFSSSLGRKWLSPLGGTCALLSLFSGEDVDIVERLLKSLDLWRV, from the coding sequence ATGATTAATCTAAACAATGTGTCGTTTAAATATCCTACGGGACGGTTGATCTTCTCCGAGTTCAGTTTGACGATTCAGAGTCAATCATGGACCGTCATTGCTGGACCAGAGGGGGCAGGTAAATCTACCCTCGCTAAACTCATCAAGGGAATCCTTATCCCATCTGGGGGCTTTATTTCGTTTAACCATAATCACCCCTTTAAAAATGAAGAAATCGGTTACATTTGTGGGGACGCATCCAATGTGATAGTCGGGATTACTGTTCTCGACGACATCTGTTTTGGAATGGAAAATCTGCAAATACCCCGTATCGAGATGAAAACACGGCTCCGTAGTGTCTTGAACTGGACTGGATTGAAAGGATCGGAGCATAGACTTACCAACACATTGTCTGGAGGAGAGAGACAAAAGCTGGCATTGGCGGGAATTTTGGCAATTGGCGCCAAGATATTGATTCTTGATGAATCGTTTTCGATGTTGGATAGTCTGTCAAGGCGCAACATCCGAAACGTCATCGAACATTTAAGGCAAAAGATGAACCTTACTGTGATCGAAATCGCCAATAGGGCTGAGGATATAGCTGTATCGGACGGAGTCGTTTTTTTGGGCCATGGGGGAAGACTGGAATTCCATGGCCCACCCCAACAATTTTTTTCTAGTTCTTTGGGCAGAAAGTGGCTTTCCCCATTGGGAGGAACTTGCGCTCTCTTAAGTTTATTCTCAGGCGAAGATGTCGACATTGTAGAGCGTCTGTTAAAGTCGTTAGACCTCTGGCGGGTTTGA
- a CDS encoding septum formation initiator family protein → MRMLKISAVIGIIFVCFLYLQEHGNVQKYALQSKINDLKQENAELEHNIAFLEQKISKLRSDPKTLEKVAKRKLGMVRTDETIYIFETDDKKK, encoded by the coding sequence ATGCGGATGCTTAAAATCAGCGCTGTCATTGGGATTATTTTTGTATGTTTCCTTTATCTCCAGGAACATGGGAATGTCCAAAAATATGCCCTTCAATCAAAGATAAATGATCTCAAACAAGAAAACGCCGAACTTGAACACAACATAGCATTCTTGGAACAAAAAATCTCAAAGCTACGCTCAGACCCAAAGACTTTGGAAAAGGTAGCCAAGCGCAAGTTGGGCATGGTTCGGACAGACGAAACCATCTATATTTTTGAAACCGATGACAAAAAAAAATAG
- a CDS encoding phosphatidylglycerol lysyltransferase domain-containing protein — translation MQGTTVLSIEDKSLFDDFIHSDPPQASEYTFTNLFMWRRKYHPRWMITHECLIIIMDPIGDPPFALFPIGLGNKRAALKVLNEMMLENLEGSRIFRVESRMLQEFVDTSEFEIEFDRDNCDYVYLSDDLIRLPGNKYHKKKNHLNRFKKKWDFEYRDFDIGLIDRVLQLQEDWCEIKDCGESPDLVYEDQAVYEALKNYEALGFKGGAILINDKVEAFSFGEPLNTDTAVIHIEKANPEIPELYTVVNQMFAMNAWSDLKYINREQDLGLAGLRKAKESYYPDHLVEKYTLKTRI, via the coding sequence ATGCAGGGTACAACAGTTTTGAGTATCGAAGACAAGTCCTTATTTGACGATTTTATACACAGCGACCCTCCGCAGGCGTCGGAATATACATTTACAAATCTTTTCATGTGGCGACGAAAATATCATCCAAGATGGATGATAACTCACGAATGCCTGATCATAATCATGGACCCTATCGGAGACCCTCCATTCGCCCTATTCCCGATTGGTCTAGGAAATAAGCGGGCCGCTCTTAAAGTCCTGAACGAAATGATGCTAGAAAATTTAGAGGGGTCACGAATATTCAGGGTAGAATCCCGGATGCTTCAGGAATTTGTTGACACTTCTGAATTCGAAATTGAATTTGACCGAGATAATTGTGACTATGTCTATCTGTCGGATGACTTGATACGGCTTCCGGGTAACAAGTATCACAAGAAAAAAAATCATTTAAACAGATTTAAAAAGAAATGGGATTTTGAATATCGGGATTTTGATATCGGCTTGATCGATCGGGTCTTGCAGCTTCAGGAGGATTGGTGCGAGATCAAAGATTGTGGGGAAAGCCCCGACCTTGTGTATGAAGACCAAGCGGTTTATGAGGCGCTCAAAAACTATGAAGCTCTTGGATTCAAAGGAGGAGCCATTTTAATCAATGATAAAGTTGAGGCTTTCTCATTTGGTGAGCCTTTGAATACGGACACAGCGGTAATCCACATAGAAAAAGCCAATCCTGAGATTCCAGAACTCTACACGGTAGTAAATCAGATGTTTGCAATGAACGCCTGGTCCGACCTGAAATATATAAATAGAGAGCAGGATTTAGGTTTGGCGGGTTTGAGAAAAGCAAAGGAGTCTTATTATCCTGATCATCTGGTTGAAAAATACACCTTAAAGACCCGAATTTAG
- a CDS encoding carbon starvation CstA family protein: MNAIYVLIIGFVVAVLGYRVYAKYIDSKVIQADPKRMTPAKMYMDGVEFMPTSRNILYGYQFKSIAGAGPIIGPIIAIQWGWLPAVVWILAGTFFIGWVHDYSSAMISMRNDGASFGGLSHRLISPRARIILLSFIYFYLLLIVGAFGAVVVNTAVALKGSPMAWLFLTIAGVLAGQMIYRWKVDIILTTVITVLIAMLGIYLGTKAPSNAVLGEWLSNSRWLWAIAAFVFCYFASVLPIWRFSLPINYVAAYIVFLGLFFGVIGIFIIRPEFTLPAFTSFEIPIGPIWPIMFVTIACGAVSGWHSIVSSSGTARQLESEMDARPVGAGVMFLEMMLALFALIIAGTIYASASEYALAVAKGPGGVFAAGVGKFLNAVGLPLDYGRSYGSVMMIVLAITIMQLVVRFMRVATAELLSDVSPIFKNVHIGTLVASALGMVLVITGWWQYLWVLFGGANQLMASLALMLVSAWLVSEGKPAAWAMIPMIFMFVTTIAALIYTSYNLLIVKVLSGALKGEALIGNTLMGLTAIFLVVAAIILAVEGFKAFRRFRSLRGQTEPSRA, translated from the coding sequence ATGAACGCGATTTATGTGTTGATCATAGGATTCGTGGTAGCTGTTCTGGGCTATCGGGTTTATGCGAAATACATAGACTCCAAGGTCATACAAGCTGACCCGAAACGGATGACTCCGGCAAAAATGTACATGGACGGTGTGGAGTTCATGCCCACATCCAGAAATATCCTCTACGGATATCAGTTCAAGTCGATTGCCGGCGCCGGACCCATCATTGGACCCATCATTGCTATTCAGTGGGGTTGGTTACCAGCCGTAGTGTGGATCCTGGCCGGAACATTCTTTATCGGCTGGGTGCATGATTATTCCAGCGCAATGATATCTATGAGAAATGATGGGGCTTCGTTCGGGGGATTAAGCCATAGGCTCATTTCTCCCAGGGCTCGTATAATTCTTTTGTCATTTATTTATTTCTATCTTCTTTTGATCGTCGGCGCATTTGGGGCTGTTGTAGTAAATACCGCCGTGGCTCTCAAGGGATCACCGATGGCGTGGTTGTTCCTGACTATAGCCGGGGTGTTGGCCGGCCAGATGATTTATCGTTGGAAGGTCGATATAATCCTTACCACTGTTATTACCGTGCTTATTGCCATGCTTGGAATCTATCTGGGAACCAAAGCCCCTTCCAACGCTGTTCTTGGTGAATGGCTTTCTAATAGTAGGTGGCTATGGGCAATTGCAGCATTTGTCTTTTGTTATTTCGCTTCTGTGCTTCCAATATGGCGTTTTTCGTTACCCATAAATTACGTAGCGGCTTATATTGTTTTCTTGGGATTGTTTTTCGGGGTTATAGGGATTTTTATAATCCGTCCCGAGTTCACTTTGCCGGCTTTTACGAGTTTTGAGATTCCAATTGGGCCTATCTGGCCAATCATGTTCGTAACAATCGCGTGTGGAGCCGTCTCGGGTTGGCATAGCATCGTTTCAAGTTCAGGAACGGCCAGGCAGCTTGAGAGTGAAATGGACGCAAGGCCAGTAGGGGCCGGTGTTATGTTCCTAGAAATGATGTTAGCTTTATTTGCTCTAATTATTGCAGGAACCATTTATGCTTCCGCTTCTGAGTATGCATTGGCCGTGGCTAAAGGACCTGGAGGGGTATTCGCCGCAGGTGTCGGCAAGTTCCTCAATGCTGTTGGTTTACCTCTTGACTACGGAAGGTCTTACGGGAGCGTAATGATGATAGTTTTGGCTATCACGATTATGCAGCTAGTTGTTCGGTTTATGCGTGTTGCGACGGCAGAACTTTTGAGTGATGTTAGTCCCATCTTCAAAAACGTTCATATTGGGACCCTCGTCGCTAGCGCCCTTGGCATGGTCTTGGTCATAACCGGTTGGTGGCAGTATCTGTGGGTGCTTTTCGGGGGCGCTAACCAGCTAATGGCGTCTCTGGCCTTGATGCTCGTTTCAGCGTGGCTAGTCTCTGAAGGGAAGCCGGCCGCATGGGCCATGATTCCTATGATTTTCATGTTTGTGACTACCATCGCCGCTTTGATCTACACTTCTTACAATTTGCTGATAGTAAAGGTTCTGAGTGGGGCTCTAA